CACGCACTCACCACGCCGCCGCACGGCTCCGGTTGTCCTCCCACGCGTTCCAGACGCTCCGCCCGTCATCACGCTCCGGCTACCGTCCCGCATCTTCTTCGATCACCTTTGTTGAAAGCCGCTGTATTCGTTCTTTTGTCTGATGGACAGGTGTGGTTTTACCGTGATCGTGGATCCGGTGAGTCGACGCTTGGTGTACCCTGACCGTTTCCCCAATACGTAGTGGACCAACGGGCCGTAGCGGGTCCGTCGGATAGCAACACGGGTAATTCGTAGTATGTGCCCCGACGGACGGGCTCACCGGAGAAGGAGGTGGTGAGTTGTCTCCCGCGCAAATTCCCGTCAAGTCCGTCATCGCGGGCCCTCACGGAACTTGCTGCCTAGCATCGTCCGCACCAGTTGACCCTTCGTCCGCATGCGCGTGGCGACCCGTTCCAATGTCTGCCGAGGCAGCGAGTCACCCTCCGGAAGCACCAACAGGGTCGTGCCCGGCACCTGCCGGTTAGCGATGGCCTGGTACTGGGCCTTATAGGGCAGGAGTGAGGCTGGGACGAGAGCAACATTGTCGAGCCGCGCCTTGCGGACAGCCTGCGGCGGTGCCTTGAATGCCCGTACGATCCGATAGAGCCGCCCCGTCTTCGGGTCGACCGCCCGCCGCTGAGGTCGATGGTCAGGCTCACGCGGCGTCATAGACTGGTCGCCTCCATCAGCTTCCGCTTATTGACCGCATTCGGGTTGATGTACCCCTGGGTCGTCGAGAGCTTCTTGTGGCCCATCCAGTCCATCAGGTCCGGCAAGGGGATCCCCGCTCGAGCTTTGTGGTCGGCGAAGGTGCGTCGGAACGAGTGCGAAGATGTTGGTGAAAGCGTGCAACTCCCCATTGTCATCCTGAGCGCAGCGAAGGACCTCACCCGCTGACCGTCATCGTGCACCTCACCCGCTGACCGTCAAGTGTCGCGTCATCTGCTGACCGGCAACACTCATATCACCCGCTGACCGGCAACGTTCGCGTCAGCGGGTGAGGTCCTTCGCTGCGCTCAGGATGACAATGGTCACCCGCATACATTCCCCACGCCCCACGATCCACCGCCGTACAATGTCCGGGCTGTGACCATCGAGACGACGCTCCCGCCGGCCCACCGTATCCTTGAGATCGCCATCCGGGATTACGCCCTCGACTTTCCAGACGAGCGCGAGCACGCCGTCGAGCAGACGGCGTTCCCGGACATGGTCAGCATCTACCGGGGCCTCGTGGACGGCTACTTCCCGCCGGCCCAGAGCGCCTTCGCCGACGACGTGACCAACAAGGTCCGCTCGAAGCTGCCGGGCCTGCGCCGCTCGGCCATTTTTGCGCGGGCCTGCCGGGCGTATCCATCGTTCGTGCGGCAGCATCACGCCGTCCTGGCCCTGCGCGATCACTTTCCGGTCGTGTCGTGGGACCGCTGGCTGGATCAGCTTCAGGGCGTGGATGTGCTGGTCGTCGACGAGCGCGGACTGGCCGCCGGCGTCGCGCTGTCCACCGAGACGGAGCGGGCGCACTCCTGGTCTGCCGTCAAGGACGACCGTCACGCCCGGCCGGCCATCCCGATCCTCGAGGTCTACGCCAAACCGTACGAGTACAAGAGCGGCCCCTTCTGGCTGCACGATCCGAAGGGCCTGGTCGTCGGGGTGCAGGAGACGCTCGAACGGACGATCACCGGGACGCTGGCGGCGCTGGAGATCGAGGCTGGTGACGTCTACAGGCAGGCGGAACGGCGGCCGAAGTGCTCGCGCCAGGACTTCGAGGCCGGTGTGCGCGGGGCCGTGGCGTTCATCAAGCAGCGGCTGCTGGACACGGCTGCACGGCGTTAGGCGAAGAACGACCGCACGGCCTCGATGGTGTGGACTACCTGTCCGTCGTCAAGATACTGGTGGGCCGGCAGCGTGATCGTCTCGCGGGCGTAGGCCTCGCTGACGGGCAGGTCGCCCTCCTGGTGGCCCAGCTTGCGGCCGGCCCGTGTCAGGTGCATCGGGATCGGGTAGTGGATGCGGGCGTCCACGCCGTGCGCGCGGAGATGGGCCAGCAGCGCGTCGCGCTGCTCGGTCAGGATGACGTAGATCACGTAGCTGTGGCGCACCTCTGGGCGGCGGGTCGGGATGCGGACGGCCCCGCCCAACTCCGCGAACGCCGCGTCGTAGCGGGCCGCGATCTCGTTGCGGCGGGCCACGACCTCCTCAAACGTCTCCAACTGGCGGCGCAGCACGGGGACCTGGAGCGTGTGCAGCCGCGAGTTCCGCGCGAACGTCTCGGCCTCGTCGCGGTCCACCAGCCCGTAGTTCCGGGCGATCCTGATGCTGGCATTCAACTCGTCAGAGCGGGTGACGATGATGCCGCCGTCGCCCCAGGCGTTGACATGCTTGACCGGGTGGAAGCTGAAGCAAGCGATGTCGCCGATGTGGCCGGCCGCCTGCCCATCGATCCGCCCGCCGATGGCGTGGCAGGCGTCCTCGACGATGGGCAGCCCGTGCCGCCGCGCCACCTCGGCGATCCGGCCCATGTCGGCCATGTTGCCGGTCCAGTGGACGGGCAGGATCGCCCTGGTCTTCGGCGTGATGGCCACCTCGATCTTGTTCGGATCCATGACGATGCCGTCGTCCACGTCCACGAAGACCGGCCGCGCCCCCACCGAGGCGATCGCCCCGACCGTGGCGATGAAGGTCGCCGAGACGGTGATGACCTCGTCGCCGTGCCCGACGCCGACCGCCTGGAGCGCCAGCATCAGCGCGTCCGTGCCGCTCGCGACGCCGATGGCATGCGGCAGCCCGCAGTAGGCCGCGAACTGCCGCTCGAACTGCTCGACGGGCGCGCCCAGCGTGAACGCGCCCTGGGCCACCAGCGCGCGCATCTCCTCGAAGTACGGCTCTGGATCGGCAAACTGCTGGTCGAGGAAAGCGTAGGGAACGCGCACGGTCAGACCACCTTCAGGAATCGAGCAGAGCGCGGAGCGGAGCAGCGTGCTGTGTCAGCCGGCGACGCGGAACCAGGTGCTCACGAACCAGCCGCCGTAGGCCGTGCAGAGGAACTTGAGGATTTTGCCGGCGGCGGTCGCCAGCCAGAAGCGCCCGAGGGGGTAGCGGAGGCCGCCGGCCAGTATGCCCATTGCGTCGAAAACCGGGTTGGGGATCGCCGCTAGCAGGATCAGCGAGAGGAATCCCCAGTTGCGAAAGGCGCGCTCGGCCAGCCGCCAGACCCGCGAGTTGTCGGTCGGAACGGCGCGCCGCCCGTAGTAGCCAAGCACGTAGCCGCTCAGCTCGCCGGTGGCGCTGCCGAGACCGGCGATGATGCCGACCCAGAGCGGATCGAGAACCGTGCCGGCCGCCGCGACGATGGCCATGCCGGGGGCGGGCAGGAAGAGGGTGGCGCTGAACAGCGTCTGCAGCACGAAGAGGATCGGGTAGGCCAGTGCGCCGTAGCGCCGAAGCTCGCCCGTCTCCTGGGTGATGAAGATGGCGATGGGCGCGGCAGTGAGCGTGATGAGCAGGCTCAGGCCGAGTGGTAGCAACCGTTGGACGCGCACCCACAGCGTCGTGGCAGCCCTGGTATCGGGCGCTGGCGCAACAGCAGAGCTCACGCATGGCCTCATGGCCCAGGCTCGCGGACAACACTGGTGGACGAAATGGCGTCCAGCATCTCGCGGCGCGCGAATGGTAGCAGAACGGCCGGCGGCGGGTGGGGAAATGCCGCGCAGTGCCCAGGGCGATTGCATGTTGAGCGCGTCGTGCAATGGCGTCGGGGATTTCAAGCCCCGACGCTGCTGCACGATGCGCCCAACGTGCAATCGTCCCGCCAGCCTCAGGACTCCTGGTACAGCCTCTCGGACTCCAGCCCGCGCAGCAGATCCAGGTACTCCTGCTTGGTCATCGCCGGCGTGTGCTCGGCCAGCACCTTGCGGCCGGCCGCTGCGCCGTTCGCCAGCAGGTCGATGACCGTCATCGCCATCGCCTTGGCCGGCACGATAGCCGCCGTCTCGTAGTCCACGATCTCGTAGTCTGAGCCGTGGCCGTTCCCGACTGCTCCCCCGGCGTAGGGATGGATCGCCGGCATGATCTGGCTGATATCGCCCATGTCCGTCGAGCCGCTGCGGTGGCCGAGGTCTGGGTTGATGTCCTTCGGATCGACGAGCTGCTCAGCGTTCTTGCCGTAGAGCGCCACCATCGCCGCGTCTGGGGCGAGCGGGAGGTAGCCCGGCAGCGTGGTGATCTCGACCCCCGCGCCGACGGCCATCGCTGCGCCGCGCAACGCCCGATCCACCTTCGTGTTGGCGTCCTTGATCGGCTCGATGGTTGCGCCGCGCACGAACGTCTCCATCGTCGCCACGCGCGGCACGATGTTGACGGTCTCGCCGCCGCGCGTGAGGATCGGGTGGACGCGAATATGGTCCTGATCGCGGAACGTCTCCCGCTGGTGGTGGATCGCCGTCAGGGCCAGCGAGGCGGCGTTGAGGGCATTGATGCCGCGCTCTGGTGCGCCGCCGGCGTGCGCCGCCTTGCCCAGGAATCGCACGAACTTGGCGACCAGCCCGTTGTTGGTGCTCTGGAGACCGACGCGGCCGTCGCTGGCGTTCGCCGTCACATGCACCATCATGGCCATGTCGACGTCGTCGAACTCGCCGAGCTTGATCAGCTCAGCCTTCCCGCCCAGGAACTCGATCTGGCCCTGCTTCTTCAGATCCAGGCGGTATTCGATCTCGACGTACTCTTCGGCCGGCACGGCGAACAGGACGACGTTGCCCGCCAACTGCTCCATCACCCCGGCGGCCAGCAGTCCGATCCCCGCCCCGAGCATGCTGGCGATCTGCGCGTTGTGGCCGCAGGCGTGGACGGCTCCCGTGACGGGGTCTGCCGCCTTGTTGTCGGGCACGCCGAGGGCGTCCAGCTCCCCGAGCACGGCGACGGTCGGGCCGTCCTTGCCGCCGGGCACGTCGGCGCGGACGCCGGTCAGGGCCAGACCTTCGCGCGGCTCCAGCCCAAGCTCGCGAAAGGCCCTGGAGACGACGGCCGCCGTCTTGACCTCGCGGTAGCCCGTCTCCGGGTGCCCGGCGATCTCCCTGGCGATGCCGATCAGGTCGTCTCGACGGGCGTCGATGGCGGCGCAGGCAGCCGCCTTCAGCTCTTCGGTGGTCACAGGGGCGCCCTCCTCAGGACGACAGGAATGAGTGCCTATCCCACCGGCCTCATCCCGAGCGGTGTCGCGCATGGCGAGGCGAGGGGCGGGCTAATTCTGGGACTCGGGCGGGCGCTCGGAGTCGGGCTCCTGGCGGTTCATCCCCAGGATCTCCTCCAGCTCCCGCATCACCTCGGCCGGATCCGGCCGGCTCAGCGGCAGGTCAGCCATCAGCTGATCGACGGTCACTTCGGACTCATCGTCGTCGTCGCCATCGCTGTCCACCACGTCGAGCTGATCGAT
The Chloroflexota bacterium genome window above contains:
- a CDS encoding tyrosine-type recombinase/integrase produces the protein MGSCTLSPTSSHSFRRTFADHKARAGIPLPDLMDWMGHKKLSTTQGYINPNAVNKRKLMEATSL
- a CDS encoding DegT/DnrJ/EryC1/StrS family aminotransferase yields the protein MRVPYAFLDQQFADPEPYFEEMRALVAQGAFTLGAPVEQFERQFAAYCGLPHAIGVASGTDALMLALQAVGVGHGDEVITVSATFIATVGAIASVGARPVFVDVDDGIVMDPNKIEVAITPKTRAILPVHWTGNMADMGRIAEVARRHGLPIVEDACHAIGGRIDGQAAGHIGDIACFSFHPVKHVNAWGDGGIIVTRSDELNASIRIARNYGLVDRDEAETFARNSRLHTLQVPVLRRQLETFEEVVARRNEIAARYDAAFAELGGAVRIPTRRPEVRHSYVIYVILTEQRDALLAHLRAHGVDARIHYPIPMHLTRAGRKLGHQEGDLPVSEAYARETITLPAHQYLDDGQVVHTIEAVRSFFA
- a CDS encoding VTT domain-containing protein; translation: MSSAVAPAPDTRAATTLWVRVQRLLPLGLSLLITLTAAPIAIFITQETGELRRYGALAYPILFVLQTLFSATLFLPAPGMAIVAAAGTVLDPLWVGIIAGLGSATGELSGYVLGYYGRRAVPTDNSRVWRLAERAFRNWGFLSLILLAAIPNPVFDAMGILAGGLRYPLGRFWLATAAGKILKFLCTAYGGWFVSTWFRVAG
- a CDS encoding amidohydrolase produces the protein MRDTARDEAGGIGTHSCRPEEGAPVTTEELKAAACAAIDARRDDLIGIAREIAGHPETGYREVKTAAVVSRAFRELGLEPREGLALTGVRADVPGGKDGPTVAVLGELDALGVPDNKAADPVTGAVHACGHNAQIASMLGAGIGLLAAGVMEQLAGNVVLFAVPAEEYVEIEYRLDLKKQGQIEFLGGKAELIKLGEFDDVDMAMMVHVTANASDGRVGLQSTNNGLVAKFVRFLGKAAHAGGAPERGINALNAASLALTAIHHQRETFRDQDHIRVHPILTRGGETVNIVPRVATMETFVRGATIEPIKDANTKVDRALRGAAMAVGAGVEITTLPGYLPLAPDAAMVALYGKNAEQLVDPKDINPDLGHRSGSTDMGDISQIMPAIHPYAGGAVGNGHGSDYEIVDYETAAIVPAKAMAMTVIDLLANGAAAGRKVLAEHTPAMTKQEYLDLLRGLESERLYQES